Proteins from a single region of Desulfobacter postgatei 2ac9:
- a CDS encoding GAF domain-containing sensor histidine kinase, with protein METAKGKEVYSKKVLDAYSALIREKYPEIEVEDLMADAGIGIDKTGDNAPGISQAQINRFHERLCMLTDNLRIARSAGRYAVTPGCLGMIRSLVLPFAGVRRACGMMVKYAGGLTRASRYTIRDIEKNKIEIMVTPNEGVKEEPFQCELRQGYFQGLVDVFLHNELSVQHPECIFNGGGGCRYELSWKGSAFPILAVLSWLAGVAAIAMPIALWIIPSPVVPKSLWLICPALLFFALGWAGQSVKSKALAKSLRGIHAAREEMLNQVEVNAENSKAIVDIGQALELEDPDTCIFERTTNIVGKKLRYDRVMIMIANDEKTSLCYRGGYGFTEVEKLYISNYSISLDGSSEGVFYESFRHKKTMLVNDMAWLKQKYPQSQDLADRLKPLSFIISPIEVDGEAIGLMIALNTVTLRRLDRNDTHLVMAVAQQVGSVYRRQKYEKQQGEFKRQIVQLQKMEALGVLAGGIAHDFNNILSPIIGYTDLCLSMCPEAGKMLTYLHRVKNASGRAQDLVAQILAFSRQGEREYIRCHPGPIIKESLKLLRASVPQTIKIETLVKTDLAPVMADPTQIHQLVMNLCTNAYHAMADNGGVLTVCLDEIQVNESPLEETRQMLPGPYIHLQVKDTGHGMSRAVMDNIFEPYFTTKTKGRGTGMGLPIIKGIVARLKGYIFVDSIEGKGSCFDIYLPQAAENRSAQ; from the coding sequence ATGGAAACTGCAAAAGGAAAAGAAGTGTATAGCAAAAAAGTACTGGATGCCTATTCCGCCCTGATTCGGGAAAAATATCCCGAAATTGAAGTCGAAGACCTCATGGCCGATGCTGGGATTGGAATTGATAAGACAGGGGATAATGCCCCGGGGATCTCCCAGGCACAGATCAATCGGTTCCATGAACGTTTGTGCATGCTTACCGATAATCTGAGAATCGCGAGGTCGGCCGGCCGGTATGCTGTGACGCCCGGATGCCTGGGAATGATTCGCAGCCTGGTGCTGCCATTCGCCGGGGTCAGGCGGGCCTGTGGGATGATGGTAAAATATGCCGGAGGCCTGACCCGGGCTTCGCGTTATACTATCCGTGATATAGAAAAAAATAAAATCGAAATTATGGTCACTCCCAATGAAGGTGTAAAAGAGGAACCTTTTCAGTGCGAGCTCCGACAGGGATATTTCCAGGGGCTTGTGGATGTTTTTCTCCATAATGAATTGTCCGTGCAGCATCCGGAATGTATATTCAACGGGGGCGGGGGGTGCCGGTATGAGCTATCCTGGAAGGGGTCGGCGTTTCCCATACTTGCCGTGCTTTCCTGGCTTGCCGGTGTTGCTGCAATCGCGATGCCCATTGCATTGTGGATAATACCTTCCCCTGTTGTGCCCAAAAGTTTGTGGCTGATTTGCCCGGCCTTATTGTTTTTTGCTCTGGGGTGGGCCGGCCAGAGCGTGAAATCAAAGGCGCTTGCAAAGTCTTTACGTGGTATTCATGCCGCCAGGGAAGAGATGCTCAATCAGGTTGAGGTCAATGCGGAAAATTCAAAGGCCATTGTCGATATCGGCCAGGCCCTGGAGCTTGAAGATCCTGATACTTGCATCTTTGAACGGACCACAAATATCGTGGGTAAAAAACTTCGGTATGACCGAGTGATGATCATGATCGCCAATGATGAGAAAACGTCTTTGTGCTATCGTGGCGGGTATGGCTTTACCGAGGTTGAAAAGCTCTACATCAGCAATTACAGCATTTCCCTTGATGGGTCATCCGAAGGGGTGTTTTATGAGTCCTTCCGGCACAAAAAAACCATGCTTGTGAATGATATGGCGTGGTTGAAGCAAAAATATCCCCAGAGTCAGGACCTTGCCGACCGTCTCAAACCCCTTTCCTTTATTATCAGCCCCATCGAAGTGGATGGGGAAGCCATCGGCCTCATGATTGCCCTAAATACAGTCACCCTCAGAAGACTGGATAGAAATGACACTCACCTGGTCATGGCCGTGGCCCAGCAGGTCGGAAGCGTCTACAGGCGTCAGAAGTATGAAAAGCAGCAGGGTGAATTTAAACGTCAGATCGTGCAGCTTCAGAAAATGGAGGCACTTGGCGTTCTGGCAGGCGGTATTGCCCATGATTTCAATAATATTTTATCCCCTATCATTGGATATACGGATCTATGCCTGTCAATGTGTCCGGAAGCTGGGAAGATGCTGACATACCTTCACCGGGTGAAAAATGCATCGGGTCGGGCCCAGGACCTGGTGGCCCAGATCCTGGCATTCAGCCGCCAGGGGGAAAGGGAGTATATCCGCTGCCACCCCGGCCCCATTATCAAGGAGAGCTTAAAGCTGCTGCGCGCATCTGTTCCCCAAACCATAAAGATCGAAACGTTGGTCAAAACAGATCTTGCGCCTGTGATGGCAGATCCCACCCAGATTCATCAACTGGTCATGAATCTTTGCACCAATGCCTATCATGCCATGGCGGACAACGGCGGGGTTCTTACCGTTTGTCTGGATGAAATTCAGGTTAACGAAAGCCCCCTTGAAGAGACGCGGCAGATGTTGCCCGGCCCCTATATTCATTTGCAGGTGAAAGATACGGGGCACGGGATGAGCCGTGCCGTCATGGACAATATATTTGAACCCTATTTTACAACAAAGACAAAAGGACGGGGCACGGGCATGGGTCTTCCCATTATCAAGGGTATTGTTGCCCGGCTCAAGGGCTATATCTTTGTGGACAGTATTGAAGGAAAAGGCAGTTGTTTTGATATTTACCTGCCCCAGGCTGCTGAAAACAGATCCGCACAATGA
- a CDS encoding ABC transporter permease, protein MRGFPQLKKKIYEKFLTLCASIPFVLPAVVVAAALDASFGKNGWLGILNIRHPLVLIFMAHVFYNFSVMLRILTSFWTGLRGNIQETAAMLGAGPYQIFIHVTLPLLMPAVWVASFLVFIFCFSSFGIILILGGPAYSTIEAEIFRQAAHMFSFIFAGTALFIALVTGLCAALCLNHLDRIKAKNLAGFFDPLFMLPLSTSAVTLGFSIIITLDRPPLNLRSSILLVPLVHALGGFPFVLRAVLPALKSIPNNIREAASTLGAGPGNIFRCIDLPLISGALTAGAVFAFTISMGEFGATIFAAGPRTPTIPLAIYRFLGRPGAINYGQAMAISTLLMAITAAGFILIEKISSKGLQHF, encoded by the coding sequence ATGCGTGGGTTTCCACAGCTAAAGAAAAAAATATATGAAAAATTCTTAACCCTGTGTGCATCCATCCCCTTTGTGCTGCCTGCCGTGGTGGTGGCCGCCGCCCTTGATGCAAGTTTCGGCAAAAACGGATGGCTGGGTATCTTAAATATCCGCCACCCCCTGGTTCTGATTTTCATGGCCCATGTGTTTTACAATTTTTCGGTCATGCTCAGAATTTTGACCAGCTTCTGGACAGGGTTGCGGGGCAATATCCAGGAAACGGCAGCCATGCTCGGGGCAGGACCGTATCAGATATTTATCCATGTTACCCTGCCCCTTCTCATGCCTGCGGTATGGGTAGCTTCCTTTCTGGTCTTCATCTTCTGTTTTTCAAGCTTTGGCATTATTCTGATTCTTGGGGGACCTGCCTATTCCACCATAGAGGCAGAGATCTTTCGCCAGGCCGCCCATATGTTCTCTTTTATCTTTGCGGGAACCGCTCTTTTTATCGCCCTTGTGACAGGCCTTTGCGCAGCCCTCTGCCTGAACCACCTGGACCGAATAAAAGCAAAAAACCTTGCCGGATTTTTTGACCCGTTGTTTATGCTGCCCCTGTCCACTTCCGCAGTCACCCTGGGTTTCAGCATCATCATCACCCTGGACCGGCCGCCGCTGAACTTACGGTCTTCAATTCTGCTTGTCCCTTTAGTCCATGCCCTGGGGGGATTTCCCTTTGTGCTTCGGGCGGTGCTGCCTGCCTTGAAAAGCATCCCCAACAACATCAGGGAGGCTGCCTCCACACTAGGCGCCGGCCCTGGAAACATATTCAGGTGCATTGACCTGCCGTTAATATCCGGGGCATTGACGGCAGGCGCCGTGTTTGCCTTTACCATAAGCATGGGGGAATTCGGCGCCACCATTTTCGCGGCAGGCCCACGCACCCCCACCATACCCCTGGCCATCTACCGGTTTTTAGGCCGGCCGGGCGCCATTAATTACGGCCAGGCCATGGCTATCTCCACCCTTCTCATGGCAATCACAGCAGCCGGGTTTATCCTCATTGAAAAAATCAGTTCAAAAGGGCTACAACACTTTTAA
- a CDS encoding AMP-binding protein has protein sequence MDETLPLQALTIGQIFDRTVEKYPDNPAVVYVDRDFRLTYRQFATYVDETAKGLMALGIKKGEKVGIWATNVPYWVILQFATAKIGAVLLTVNTNYKTAELEYLLSQSDCENLFLIDGYQDTDYISTIYELVPELKTCQRGHLKSEKFPHLKRVIFLGPEKHRGMYTTPEIRALSVMVSDDEYQARQDSLDCHDVVNMQYTSGTTGFPKGVMLTHYNIANNGFWIGANQNLGPDDRVCLPVPLFHCFGCVLGVMAFINHGSCMVILEKFDPLLIMASVEQEKCTGLYGVPTMFIAVLEHPLFKKFDFSSLRTGIMAGSNCPIRVMEKVINEMNMTEITICYGLTEASPVLTQTRPHDDIRVRTQTVGRALPHLEVKVIDLGTGKELPPGQQGEVCVRGYSVMKGYYNNPEATAQTIDEEGWLHSGDLGVMDEARNLSITGRHKDMIIRGGENIYPREIEEFLYRMDGIRDIQVAAVPSEKYGEEVGAFVILNEGANLEPSDIQDFCRGKISRYKIPRYVHFIDQYPMTASGKIQKYKLTEMSEKIWPERR, from the coding sequence ATGGACGAAACTTTGCCATTGCAAGCCCTGACCATAGGGCAGATCTTTGACAGAACCGTTGAAAAATATCCGGACAACCCGGCTGTTGTATATGTGGACAGGGATTTTCGCCTGACGTACAGACAGTTTGCCACCTATGTAGATGAAACAGCCAAGGGTTTGATGGCCCTGGGCATTAAGAAAGGAGAAAAGGTAGGTATATGGGCCACCAATGTACCATACTGGGTGATTTTGCAGTTTGCCACGGCCAAAATCGGGGCTGTGCTGCTCACGGTGAACACCAATTATAAAACAGCGGAACTTGAATACCTGCTATCCCAATCTGACTGTGAAAACCTCTTTCTCATTGACGGATACCAGGACACGGATTACATATCCACCATATATGAACTGGTGCCGGAGCTGAAAACCTGCCAGCGCGGCCACCTGAAATCTGAAAAATTCCCCCATCTTAAACGGGTGATCTTTCTTGGCCCTGAAAAACACAGGGGCATGTATACCACTCCCGAAATCCGGGCCTTGTCCGTCATGGTTTCCGATGATGAATACCAGGCCCGCCAGGATAGCCTGGATTGCCATGATGTGGTGAACATGCAGTATACGTCGGGAACCACGGGTTTTCCCAAAGGCGTTATGCTCACCCACTACAATATCGCCAACAACGGGTTCTGGATCGGTGCCAACCAGAACCTGGGCCCGGATGACCGGGTCTGCCTGCCCGTGCCCCTTTTCCACTGCTTTGGCTGTGTACTCGGGGTAATGGCTTTCATCAACCATGGCTCCTGTATGGTGATCCTGGAAAAATTTGATCCCCTTTTGATCATGGCCTCGGTGGAGCAGGAAAAATGTACCGGCCTTTACGGCGTGCCCACCATGTTCATTGCCGTGCTGGAACATCCCCTTTTCAAGAAATTTGATTTTTCATCCCTGCGCACCGGCATCATGGCAGGATCCAACTGCCCCATCCGTGTCATGGAGAAGGTTATTAATGAGATGAACATGACGGAAATCACCATCTGCTACGGTCTGACCGAGGCCTCTCCGGTCTTGACCCAAACCCGACCTCACGACGACATCCGGGTGCGGACACAAACCGTGGGCCGTGCCCTGCCCCACCTTGAAGTCAAGGTCATTGACCTTGGAACAGGAAAAGAACTGCCCCCGGGCCAACAGGGTGAAGTGTGTGTCAGGGGATACAGTGTCATGAAAGGATACTACAACAATCCTGAAGCCACGGCTCAGACCATTGACGAGGAGGGCTGGCTGCACTCAGGCGATCTTGGCGTCATGGACGAAGCACGCAATCTGTCCATCACGGGCCGGCACAAGGACATGATCATCCGGGGCGGGGAAAATATCTATCCCAGGGAGATCGAAGAATTTTTATACCGCATGGATGGAATCCGGGATATCCAGGTGGCTGCGGTTCCCAGCGAGAAATACGGTGAAGAGGTCGGTGCCTTTGTGATTCTGAATGAAGGTGCAAATCTTGAGCCCAGCGATATCCAGGACTTTTGCCGGGGAAAAATAAGCCGCTACAAAATTCCCAGGTATGTCCATTTTATCGATCAATATCCCATGACGGCCTCAGGAAAAATTCAGAAATACAAATTGACGGAGATGTCGGAAAAGATTTGGCCGGAAAGACGCTGA
- the mrcB gene encoding penicillin-binding protein 1B, producing the protein MKLLRRLVLFLLLCACMAFFGYAYLINHQVAQRFKDRLWDVPAKVYARPMTLYPGLQLSVKSLEQELDLLGYRRVETQAQLTVPGTYTRYQGRFVLSCRSFDFGEQRRPVRRIELIISGDRIAQLKSGERIADMEQLDPVLIGQFYPSSMEDRILVDTEDIPALLKKTIIAVEDKNFYSHYGIDFKSIFRAIVVNIRQGRLTQGASTLTQQLAKNFFLSPDKTLKRKFSEAFVAAAIERQFTKEEILEAYINEVYLGQDGSRGIYGFGLGAQFYFGKSLELLSPKETALLVGMLKGPSVYNPRVHPDRAIARRNTVLGLMADQELISSAELTKSLGSSLSVIPMPRQWRFPFYLDFVKRRLLEEYREKDLKTMGLRIFTPLDPLVQLAAEKGVADFIAGRDSKLEAGVVVTASATNEIQALVGGKKPKYQGFNRALDAKRPIGSLVKPVVYLSALERPENYTLVTRINDGPVALKSGGRLWKPMNFDKKFHGELPLFQALVHSYNTSTVRLGMDLGLDTVFATMAQLGFKPNPPLVPAMLLGSFEMTPVQVAQVYHTLASGGFYTPARVINAVYTPEGETLQRYSLNIEQHLDPGAVFLVDKTLQAVVREGTGRSLSRWLSPDLGIAGKTGTTNDLRDTWFAGFSGNRLAVVWVGRDDNHSTGLTGASGALQVFGRIMAQIPNTPLVLTPPENIEWAVIDPQTGLRTDSNAPGALAVPFIQGSAPVLFNPLPNPGTQVIPKTPAYPRPGQQPVQKKKPRYLIDWLKDVF; encoded by the coding sequence ATGAAACTGTTGAGACGATTGGTCCTTTTTTTATTGTTATGTGCATGCATGGCTTTTTTCGGGTATGCTTACCTGATCAATCATCAGGTGGCCCAGCGATTCAAAGACCGGTTGTGGGATGTGCCGGCCAAAGTATATGCACGGCCCATGACCCTTTATCCGGGCTTGCAGCTGTCCGTCAAATCCCTTGAGCAGGAACTGGATTTGCTGGGATATCGAAGGGTTGAAACCCAGGCGCAGTTGACGGTTCCTGGTACTTACACCCGGTATCAGGGGCGGTTTGTCCTCAGTTGCCGATCCTTTGACTTTGGTGAACAGCGCCGCCCCGTGAGGCGCATAGAGCTAATCATTTCCGGCGATCGCATTGCCCAATTGAAAAGCGGGGAGCGCATCGCTGACATGGAACAGCTGGACCCCGTGCTGATCGGGCAGTTCTACCCGTCGTCCATGGAAGACCGTATCCTTGTTGATACTGAAGATATCCCGGCATTACTTAAAAAGACCATTATTGCCGTGGAGGATAAAAATTTTTATTCCCATTACGGTATTGATTTTAAATCCATTTTCCGGGCCATTGTGGTCAATATCCGCCAGGGTCGGCTTACCCAGGGCGCAAGTACCCTGACCCAGCAACTGGCAAAAAATTTTTTCCTTTCACCTGACAAAACGCTCAAACGAAAATTCAGCGAAGCCTTTGTCGCAGCAGCCATTGAGCGTCAGTTTACCAAGGAAGAAATTCTTGAAGCCTATATTAATGAAGTTTATTTAGGCCAGGACGGTTCCAGGGGCATATACGGGTTCGGTCTGGGGGCTCAGTTTTATTTCGGCAAGTCTTTGGAGTTGCTTTCGCCTAAAGAAACAGCTCTGTTGGTGGGTATGCTTAAAGGACCGTCCGTCTACAATCCAAGGGTGCATCCGGACCGGGCCATTGCCCGACGAAACACCGTGCTTGGTCTCATGGCAGACCAGGAGCTGATTTCATCCGCCGAGCTTACAAAATCACTCGGCAGTTCCTTAAGCGTTATTCCGATGCCCCGGCAATGGCGATTTCCCTTTTACCTGGATTTCGTTAAGCGCAGACTGCTTGAAGAATACCGTGAAAAGGATTTAAAAACCATGGGGCTGCGTATTTTTACCCCGTTGGATCCTTTGGTGCAGTTGGCTGCAGAAAAAGGGGTGGCGGATTTCATAGCGGGGAGAGATTCAAAGCTTGAGGCCGGTGTGGTGGTGACGGCCTCTGCGACCAATGAGATCCAGGCCCTGGTTGGGGGAAAGAAACCGAAATATCAAGGGTTTAACCGCGCCCTGGACGCAAAGCGTCCTATCGGTTCACTGGTGAAGCCTGTGGTATACCTTTCGGCCCTGGAGCGGCCTGAAAATTATACCCTGGTGACCCGGATCAATGACGGGCCTGTTGCATTGAAAAGTGGCGGCCGTCTTTGGAAGCCCATGAATTTTGACAAAAAATTCCATGGAGAACTGCCCTTGTTCCAGGCCCTGGTTCACTCCTACAATACCTCCACGGTCAGGCTTGGCATGGATCTTGGTTTGGACACCGTTTTTGCAACCATGGCGCAGTTGGGCTTTAAACCCAATCCCCCGCTTGTTCCTGCAATGCTTCTTGGCAGTTTTGAGATGACGCCTGTCCAGGTTGCCCAGGTTTACCACACCCTGGCCTCGGGGGGATTCTACACCCCGGCCCGGGTCATCAACGCCGTTTATACCCCTGAAGGGGAAACACTCCAGCGCTATTCTTTGAACATTGAACAGCACCTGGATCCGGGAGCGGTATTCCTGGTGGACAAAACACTTCAGGCTGTTGTCCGTGAAGGTACAGGCAGATCTCTGTCCAGATGGCTTTCACCTGATTTGGGCATTGCCGGAAAGACCGGTACGACCAATGATCTGCGGGATACCTGGTTTGCCGGATTTTCCGGAAATCGCCTGGCCGTGGTCTGGGTGGGCAGGGATGACAATCACTCCACTGGGCTCACCGGGGCTTCCGGGGCCCTGCAGGTTTTTGGCCGGATCATGGCACAAATCCCCAATACACCCCTGGTCCTGACGCCGCCGGAGAATATTGAATGGGCGGTGATTGATCCGCAAACCGGGCTTCGCACAGACAGCAATGCTCCCGGTGCCCTTGCCGTGCCTTTTATCCAGGGGTCTGCCCCTGTTCTTTTTAATCCCCTTCCCAACCCCGGTACCCAAGTGATACCTAAGACCCCGGCATACCCAAGGCCTGGCCAACAACCGGTACAGAAAAAAAAGCCGCGATATCTCATTGACTGGCTCAAGGATGTGTTTTAA
- the hemA gene encoding glutamyl-tRNA reductase: MPKIILIGASHKTAPVELREKLSFSQEQIETALDFIKRDPGIKEGLVFSTCNRLEFLYIPGKEALDNNDGIDAVMRFISELKQLPACEFKSSLYIHRDDDAVRHLFCVAASLDSMVVGEPQILGQVKKAYKTAVSAGTTGVLLNRLMHKSFSVAKRVRKQTGIGDNAVSISYAAIELAHKIFADLATKSVMLIGAGEMAELAVEHLMTHQVKKIVVANRTFKNALELARKFNGKAVQYEERESALADVDIIISSTGATDYVLTRDQVKRVMKKRQNKTLFFIDIAVPRDIDPRINKISNAYVYDIDDLKNIVETNISQREQETVRAQGFVEEALLAFRRWLDELAVVPTIKAINRKMTDIVNLECEKTLAGLPHLSTADTDAIRRMTRAIASRAIHDPILFLRHTGDHRDDSFYLNVARKLFNLDIMDHN; encoded by the coding sequence ATGCCGAAGATAATTCTGATTGGTGCCAGCCATAAGACCGCGCCTGTAGAGCTCAGGGAAAAACTCTCTTTTTCCCAGGAACAGATTGAAACAGCCCTGGATTTTATAAAACGGGATCCGGGTATCAAGGAAGGCCTGGTTTTTTCCACCTGCAACCGCCTGGAATTTCTCTATATACCGGGAAAAGAGGCGTTGGACAACAATGACGGAATTGATGCCGTTATGCGGTTTATCTCTGAATTGAAGCAGTTACCTGCTTGTGAATTCAAATCATCCCTTTACATCCACCGGGATGACGATGCTGTCCGCCATCTGTTCTGTGTGGCTGCAAGTCTTGATTCCATGGTGGTGGGAGAACCCCAGATTCTGGGCCAGGTGAAAAAGGCCTATAAAACTGCGGTAAGTGCGGGTACCACAGGGGTCTTGCTTAATCGCCTGATGCACAAATCCTTTTCCGTGGCAAAACGGGTGCGAAAACAGACCGGCATTGGTGATAATGCCGTTTCCATTTCCTATGCCGCCATTGAACTTGCCCATAAAATTTTTGCCGATCTTGCCACCAAAAGCGTCATGCTCATCGGGGCCGGCGAGATGGCGGAGCTGGCTGTTGAACACCTTATGACCCATCAGGTAAAAAAGATTGTGGTGGCCAACCGAACATTTAAAAACGCTTTGGAACTGGCCCGCAAGTTTAACGGCAAGGCGGTCCAGTACGAGGAACGGGAATCTGCCCTGGCTGATGTGGACATCATTATCAGTTCCACCGGGGCCACGGATTATGTGTTAACCCGTGACCAGGTCAAGCGCGTCATGAAAAAAAGACAGAACAAGACCCTGTTTTTTATTGATATTGCCGTACCCAGAGATATTGACCCCCGGATCAATAAAATATCCAATGCCTATGTTTATGATATTGACGATTTGAAAAATATTGTTGAAACAAATATCAGCCAACGGGAACAGGAAACCGTCAGGGCGCAAGGTTTTGTGGAGGAAGCGTTGCTGGCTTTCCGGCGATGGCTGGATGAACTGGCCGTGGTGCCCACCATCAAGGCCATCAACCGGAAAATGACTGACATTGTGAATCTGGAATGTGAGAAAACACTGGCCGGTCTGCCTCATCTGTCAACGGCGGATACCGATGCGATCCGCAGGATGACACGGGCCATTGCTTCCCGTGCCATCCATGATCCCATTTTATTTTTGCGTCACACCGGCGATCACAGGGACGATTCTTTCTATTTGAATGTGGCCCGGAAGCTCTTTAATCTGGATATCATGGATCACAACTAG
- a CDS encoding ATP-binding cassette domain-containing protein, with product MESELINLKGFENRKVDKLSGGERQQVALARTLAPSPRLLMLDEPLSALDRVLRKHLLEQLTQIFSRLHITTIFVTHDHEEAFAAGSRIILMNQGCIVQAGTPKDLMLRPVNDWVRQFMG from the coding sequence ATGGAAAGTGAACTTATCAATCTCAAAGGATTTGAAAACAGAAAGGTGGATAAACTGTCCGGAGGAGAGCGCCAGCAGGTGGCCCTGGCAAGAACCCTTGCCCCAAGCCCCAGGCTGCTCATGCTGGACGAACCCCTGAGCGCACTGGACCGGGTCTTGCGAAAACACCTTCTGGAGCAACTCACACAAATTTTCTCCCGGCTTCACATCACCACCATATTTGTCACCCACGATCACGAAGAAGCCTTTGCCGCCGGATCTCGGATCATCCTGATGAACCAGGGCTGCATTGTCCAGGCCGGCACCCCAAAAGATCTGATGCTGCGCCCGGTGAATGACTGGGTCCGGCAATTTATGGGCTGA
- a CDS encoding cupin domain-containing protein, whose product MQTGKVNQRILSFMEKRGMDITALSEAAGLDPQFIKTMLDEDAYPPLGPLMKIARALGVRLGTFLDDQDSSDPYIVHKAERADSFSVLDSTNKAPALNFYALGKGKSDRHMEPFFVEILPESAKKKTLSSHEGEEFIVIVSGVVEVIYGNQTYELKPGDSIYYNSVVPHYVSCVGEKKAEIYAVVYIPE is encoded by the coding sequence ATGCAAACAGGAAAAGTTAACCAGCGGATTTTATCATTCATGGAAAAACGGGGCATGGATATCACGGCATTATCCGAGGCTGCCGGCCTTGACCCCCAATTTATCAAAACCATGCTTGACGAAGACGCCTATCCCCCCCTTGGGCCTTTAATGAAAATTGCCCGGGCCCTGGGTGTGCGGCTAGGCACCTTTCTGGATGACCAGGACAGCAGTGATCCTTATATTGTCCACAAGGCGGAACGGGCAGACAGTTTTTCCGTTCTTGACAGTACCAACAAAGCGCCTGCCTTAAATTTCTATGCCCTGGGCAAAGGTAAGTCAGACCGTCACATGGAGCCGTTCTTTGTTGAAATCCTGCCTGAATCCGCAAAGAAAAAAACTCTCTCTTCCCATGAAGGCGAAGAGTTTATTGTTATTGTTTCAGGAGTTGTGGAAGTGATTTACGGCAATCAAACATATGAACTCAAACCCGGAGACTCCATCTATTACAACTCTGTGGTTCCCCATTATGTCTCCTGTGTCGGGGAAAAAAAGGCTGAAATTTATGCCGTGGTTTATATCCCAGAATAA